In the Hordeum vulgare subsp. vulgare chromosome 7H, MorexV3_pseudomolecules_assembly, whole genome shotgun sequence genome, one interval contains:
- the LOC123411660 gene encoding jacalin-related lectin 3-like, translating to MQGSVLRMGPCGGGGGHCRDMDMRGVNRVVKLVVRHGDTVDAISVLYERNGREEWTDLWGGQGGTLSEICLRPDEHFTGVVGHYGEFDGSFAVRSLTFVSNARSFGPYGQEDGVPFALPAAGGKILGFHARSARRLDALGTYVKMADQSTQTPGN from the exons ATGCAGGGATCCGTTTTGAGAATGGGGccttgcggcggcggcggcggccactgCAGGGACATGGACATGCGCGGCGTCAACCGTGTGGTCAAGCTGGTCGTCCGCCACGGCGACACCGTCGACGCCATCTCCGTCCTGTACGAGCGGAACGGTCGGGAGGAGTGGACCGACCTGTGGGGAGGACAAGGGGGAACGCTCTCTGAG ATCTGCCTGCGGCCGGACGAGCACTTCACCGGCGTCGTGGGCCACTACGGCGAGTTTGACGGCAGCTTCGCCGTGAGGTCGCTCACTTTCGTCAGCAACGCCCGCAGCTTCGGGCCGTACGGGCAGGAGGACGGTGTGCCGTTCGCGCTTCCTGCGGCCGGCGGCAAGATCCTCGGCTTCCACGCGCGCTCTGCCCGCCGCCTGGACGCGCTCGGCACCTACGTCAAGATGGCAGATCAGTCGACACAGACACCAGGGAACTGA